The following is a genomic window from Candidatus Methylomirabilis sp..
AGCCGTAAGCCGCGGGCCCTTTTCCTTGACCCCCGGAAAGCGGCCTCCCTATACTGGCGCCTGGCACACGCGATCCCATAGGGTGATCCTCATGGCGAAGACCGCGACGCAAGGCGACGGACGGGCCACCGCCTGGGCGGCGGACCTGGAGGAATCCCTTGCCCCGTTCTGGGCAGAGGGGGGTCCGGGTCTCCTGCTGACCGCCCCGGATCGGGGGGAGCCGGGGGGCCGCCGCCGCCAGGGCCTGGTGCGGGCGGTGCGGGCCTTCGTGGAGGAACGGCGGGAGGCGATTCAGCGGAGCCACCGGGCGGGCGCCCCGGGCCTGGGCACCGTGGGGGACCTGACGGCCCTGACCGACGCGCTGTTAGCCGGTCTCTACCGCTCGGCGGAAGCGGCGGCGGCCGCCCGCTTCGGCGAGCGGGTCGGGTCCTGCACCCTGGTGGCCCTGGGGGGTTACGGGCGGCGGGAGCTCTGCCCGGCCTCCGATGTGGACATCTTGTTCCTGCACCAGGGGGAGGTAGGGCGGGCGATGCAGGCCCTCGTGCACTTCCTCCTCCACCTGCTCTGGGACGTGGGCTTCACCGTAGGCCACGCAGTCCGGACGTTAGGCGACTGCCGGAAGATGGCCGAGGAGGACCTCCGCTCCCGCACCTCCATGATGGAGGCGCGATTTCTGGCGGGGGAGCCGGCCCTGTTCGAGCGGCTCCGGAAGGTCGTGGGGGGCGCCATGGTCCGCCGGAAGGCCCAGGAATACATCCGGGCCAAGCTGGCGGAGCAGGCAGCGCGGCACGAAAAGTACGGGGGCTCCCTCCACCTGCAGGAGCCCCATATCAAGGAAGGGGTGGGGGGGCTCCGCGACGCCCACACCGCCCTCTGGGTGGCGGCAGCCCAGCACCCGGTCCGGGATCTGGACGACCTGGCCACCTGGGGGATGTTGGACCGGGAGGAGGTGAACGGCTACCGGGCCGCCATCGATTTCCTGCTCCGGGCCCGGGTCGAGCTCCACTACCTGGCGGAGACCCGGTCGGATGTCCTCCTCTTCCCGCTGCAGGTGCCCGCCGCCGCCCACCTCGGGTTCACGGATGACGGGGCCGCGCGAGGCGTCGAGCGGTTCATGCAGAGCTACTACCTGCACGCCCGCACCATTCAACAGATCTCGGCCCGGATCGTGGACCGGTGTACCGGGACCCCGTCGCGGGTCGGCGCCCGGCTTCGCCAGCTCATGGGGAGGGACCTGGGGGATGGGTTCACCGAGATCGGCCGGGAGATCCATGTCCTGCCCCGCCACCAGGAGCTGTTCGCCGAGGACCCGGTGCGCCTCCTGAAGGCCTTCTGGTACGTGCAGCAGACCGGGTTCGCCCTCAGTCAGGGGTCGCGGGACCTCATCCGGGCCAACCTCCACCGGATCGACGATGCGGTCCGGCGCAGCAACCGGGCGCTGGGATTCTTCCTGGCCATCCTGCGGGAGCGGACCGGGGTGGCCGGCATCCTGCGGCAGATGCACGAGAGCGGGGTGCTCGGGGCCTACATCCCCGAGTGGGGGAAGCTCACCTGCCTGGTCCAGCACGACCTGTACCACAAGTACACGGTGGACGTGCACACGCTGCTGGCCCTGGGGCATCTGGAGGAGCTC
Proteins encoded in this region:
- the glnD gene encoding [protein-PII] uridylyltransferase; the protein is MAKTATQGDGRATAWAADLEESLAPFWAEGGPGLLLTAPDRGEPGGRRRQGLVRAVRAFVEERREAIQRSHRAGAPGLGTVGDLTALTDALLAGLYRSAEAAAAARFGERVGSCTLVALGGYGRRELCPASDVDILFLHQGEVGRAMQALVHFLLHLLWDVGFTVGHAVRTLGDCRKMAEEDLRSRTSMMEARFLAGEPALFERLRKVVGGAMVRRKAQEYIRAKLAEQAARHEKYGGSLHLQEPHIKEGVGGLRDAHTALWVAAAQHPVRDLDDLATWGMLDREEVNGYRAAIDFLLRARVELHYLAETRSDVLLFPLQVPAAAHLGFTDDGAARGVERFMQSYYLHARTIQQISARIVDRCTGTPSRVGARLRQLMGRDLGDGFTEIGREIHVLPRHQELFAEDPVRLLKAFWYVQQTGFALSQGSRDLIRANLHRIDDAVRRSNRALGFFLAILRERTGVAGILRQMHESGVLGAYIPEWGKLTCLVQHDLYHKYTVDVHTLLALGHLEELDRAETTHAEEFRAILASLTRPEVLKLAVLLHDIGKGEGPGHVPTGRRLAVQILERMGLAPEEVVQVEFLVANHLVMAHLSQRRDLSDERMVLEFARQVKTIPLLQMLYLLTYLDIRAVGPDVWTEWKGALLWELYVKTHTILTRGIAEGVDDAARAAEVRAALLRELQAEFPAAAIQAHLEKAPVRYLLSTPAARVAQHLRFIQQVEGGSEVAWQWAAYPMAGHAEVAVCAYGKPGRFARIVGSLTANGMNILSAAISTLADGLVIRHFQVDDGRGAAIGEPAAWARFGADLERVLEDAVDVRELILARRRDVLRRPAYKGAVPPPTRVEFDNVVSESHTVLDVRTADRLGLLYVISSVLNELGVDLSLAKITTEADRAVDVFYVTEADGSKVAEGPRMEEIRRRLTDAISEGIG